The following proteins come from a genomic window of Deinococcus aerophilus:
- a CDS encoding 3-isopropylmalate dehydratase large subunit gives MGMTIAEKILAAHSGHDSVVPGQLIECRTDWVLCHEITTPAALRMLEERGMDRVFNPDQIVAVPDHSVPAMNIKAAQMYQKLKGWVKEKGIKHFYDVGRGGIAHVVLENTGLIKPGQTLVSGDSHTCNAGALGCFATGVGSTDLAGAIYAGRVWFKVPETMLIRVTGEMQEGVTPKDLVLEVIKRIGADGANYLVMEWVGDTIDRMDMEGRYTLTNMAIEAGGKTGIVAVDDTTRAYLQERGVQPGDYTEYTSDPDAKYRVVIDLDASAVEPTVAYPHIPSNGRVAGSDRIAVTHAYVGSCTNGRIGDLRDVARILKGRKVADGVQMIVVPATQLIWKQAAQEGLLEIFVEAGASVSYPSCGACLGMHSGVLGPDDVCISSTNRNFVGRMGDPTAQIYLASPATVAASAVSGFISDPRDYNADRIQAAD, from the coding sequence ATGGGAATGACGATTGCCGAAAAGATCCTGGCGGCCCACAGCGGCCACGACTCTGTGGTGCCGGGCCAGCTTATCGAGTGCCGCACCGACTGGGTGCTGTGCCACGAGATCACCACGCCCGCCGCGTTGCGGATGCTGGAGGAACGCGGCATGGACCGGGTGTTCAACCCCGATCAGATCGTCGCCGTGCCCGACCACAGCGTGCCGGCCATGAACATCAAGGCCGCGCAGATGTACCAGAAGCTCAAGGGCTGGGTCAAAGAAAAGGGCATCAAGCACTTCTATGACGTTGGCCGGGGCGGTATTGCCCACGTGGTGCTGGAGAACACCGGTCTGATCAAGCCGGGACAGACGCTGGTGAGCGGCGACTCGCACACCTGCAACGCGGGCGCGCTGGGCTGTTTTGCCACCGGGGTCGGCAGCACCGATCTCGCGGGCGCGATCTACGCGGGCCGGGTGTGGTTCAAGGTGCCCGAAACCATGCTCATCCGCGTCACCGGAGAGATGCAAGAAGGCGTGACTCCCAAGGATTTGGTGCTGGAAGTCATCAAGCGCATCGGGGCCGACGGCGCGAACTATCTGGTGATGGAGTGGGTCGGCGACACCATTGACCGCATGGACATGGAGGGCCGCTACACCCTGACCAACATGGCCATTGAGGCGGGCGGCAAGACCGGCATCGTGGCGGTGGACGATACCACCCGCGCTTACCTGCAGGAGCGCGGCGTGCAGCCCGGCGACTACACCGAGTACACCTCGGACCCCGACGCGAAGTACCGCGTGGTGATCGACCTCGACGCCTCGGCGGTGGAACCCACCGTGGCCTACCCGCACATTCCCAGCAACGGGCGTGTGGCGGGCAGCGACCGGATCGCCGTGACCCACGCGTATGTGGGCAGCTGTACCAACGGACGCATCGGCGACCTGCGCGACGTGGCGCGCATCCTCAAGGGCCGCAAGGTGGCCGACGGCGTGCAGATGATCGTGGTGCCCGCCACCCAGCTGATCTGGAAGCAGGCCGCGCAGGAGGGCCTGCTGGAGATCTTCGTGGAGGCGGGGGCCAGCGTGAGCTATCCCAGCTGCGGCGCGTGCCTGGGCATGCACAGCGGGGTGCTGGGGCCGGATGACGTGTGCATTTCCAGCACCAACCGCAACTTCGTGGGCCGGATGGGTGATCCCACCGCGCAGATCTACCTCGCCAGCCCCGCAACGGTGGCGGCCAGCGCCGTGTCGGGCTTTATCAGTGACCCGCGTGACTACAACGCCGACCGCATCCAGGCGGCAGATTGA